The following are from one region of the Candidatus Cloacimonadota bacterium genome:
- a CDS encoding DegT/DnrJ/EryC1/StrS family aminotransferase has protein sequence MKVPMLDLKAQYEPLLPCVREAMDKVLEENNYIMGHQVKELEEKMAAYLGVRHAIGCASGTDALVLSVQALGIGPGDEVITTPFTFFATASSIWRNGAKPRFADIDPRTFNLDPDKIEAVITPRTKAIMPVHLFGQCCDMERIMEIAHKHGLKVIEDNAQGIGCTWNGKMSCTFGDIGTLSFFPSKNLGAMGDGGMCITNDADLASKLRQLRVHGENPKYYHKWVGLNSRLDTLQAAILDVKLDHLAGWSEARRANAAYYNEKLASIPEVKTPYVAEEAVSIYNQYTLICKERDSLLEHIKSRDIGCAIYYPEPLHLQECFAELGYKEGDLPVAERASRQVLSIPIYPELTEAQKLYVFDAIRDFYRGKGE, from the coding sequence TTGAAAGTACCAATGCTGGACCTCAAAGCACAATATGAACCCCTGCTGCCCTGTGTTCGGGAGGCCATGGATAAGGTTCTGGAGGAAAACAACTATATCATGGGCCACCAGGTGAAGGAACTGGAAGAGAAAATGGCCGCCTATCTGGGCGTTCGCCATGCCATCGGCTGCGCTTCCGGGACTGACGCCCTGGTCTTGTCTGTGCAGGCCCTGGGGATTGGCCCCGGCGATGAGGTGATCACCACCCCCTTCACATTCTTTGCCACCGCCTCCTCCATCTGGCGCAACGGCGCCAAACCCCGCTTCGCGGATATCGATCCCCGCACCTTCAACCTCGATCCGGACAAGATCGAAGCCGTCATCACGCCCCGCACCAAAGCCATCATGCCGGTTCATCTTTTCGGCCAGTGCTGCGACATGGAACGGATCATGGAAATCGCCCACAAGCACGGCCTCAAGGTGATCGAAGACAACGCCCAGGGCATCGGCTGCACCTGGAATGGAAAGATGAGCTGCACTTTCGGGGACATCGGCACCCTGTCTTTCTTCCCCAGCAAGAATCTCGGCGCTATGGGCGACGGCGGTATGTGCATCACTAATGATGCCGATCTGGCCTCAAAACTGCGCCAACTGAGGGTCCATGGCGAAAACCCCAAATATTACCACAAGTGGGTGGGGCTGAACAGCAGGCTGGATACGCTCCAGGCCGCGATCCTGGACGTTAAGCTGGACCATTTGGCCGGCTGGAGTGAAGCCCGGCGTGCCAATGCCGCTTACTACAATGAAAAACTTGCCTCCATTCCAGAGGTGAAAACGCCCTATGTCGCTGAGGAAGCCGTTTCCATCTACAACCAATACACCCTGATCTGCAAAGAGCGCGACTCCCTGCTGGAACACATCAAGTCCCGCGACATAGGCTGCGCCATTTACTATCCCGAACCACTGCATCTGCAGGAATGTTTTGCCGAACTTGGCTACAAAGAAGGCGATCTGCCCGTGGCTGAACGAGCTTCGCGTCAGGTGCTTTCAATACCCATCTACCCTGAACTCACAGAAGCCCAAAAACTCTACGTCTTCGATGCCATCAGGGATTTTTACAGGGGGAAAGGTGAATGA
- a CDS encoding electron transfer flavoprotein subunit beta/FixA family protein: MKIIVCVKQVPNTTEIRIDPLTNTLIREGVESILNPFDTYAIEEAVRLKETHGGSVTALCMGPPQAEETLREAVSLGVDEIILLSDRRFAGADTWATSLTLAAAISKIGEFDLVFTGQQAIDGDTAQVGPGIAAHLDIRQACFVRKIEELTSCNVTLQRLMEDGYDRLKLKLPAVITVVKEINTPRLPSLRGKRNARAAELKIWNADDLGLDEKTIGLNGSPTQVVKIFTPKHDKQTEKVTVTPDEAADLIIQRLDQITRGG; encoded by the coding sequence ATGAAAATCATCGTTTGCGTTAAGCAAGTGCCAAACACCACCGAAATCAGGATCGATCCCCTCACCAACACCCTCATCCGGGAAGGCGTGGAAAGCATCCTCAATCCGTTCGACACCTACGCCATCGAAGAGGCCGTTCGCCTCAAAGAGACCCACGGAGGCAGCGTGACCGCCCTCTGCATGGGCCCGCCTCAAGCTGAGGAAACTTTGCGCGAAGCGGTTTCCCTGGGCGTAGACGAGATTATTTTGCTTTCCGACCGGCGTTTCGCCGGCGCGGATACCTGGGCCACCAGCCTCACCCTGGCTGCCGCCATCTCCAAGATCGGTGAATTCGACCTTGTTTTCACCGGCCAACAAGCCATCGATGGCGACACAGCGCAGGTTGGGCCAGGCATAGCGGCCCATCTGGACATCCGCCAGGCCTGTTTTGTGCGCAAGATCGAAGAGCTAACTTCCTGCAACGTAACCCTCCAGCGCCTGATGGAAGACGGCTACGACAGACTGAAACTTAAGCTTCCCGCCGTGATCACTGTGGTGAAAGAGATTAACACGCCCCGCCTGCCTTCCCTGCGTGGAAAACGCAACGCCAGGGCGGCTGAACTGAAGATCTGGAACGCTGATGACCTCGGACTGGACGAAAAAACCATCGGCCTCAACGGCTCGCCCACCCAAGTAGTGAAAATCTTCACTCCAAAACATGACAAGCAAACCGAAAAAGTTACTGTGACCCCCGACGAAGCCGCTGATCTCATCATACAGCGTCTGGACCAAATCACCCGGGGAGGATAA
- a CDS encoding prolipoprotein diacylglyceryl transferase, with amino-acid sequence MLQYPDIDPTLVSFSLFGRELAIRWYGFLYVLSFILGYIFYRHMLKIRDVKISRDQYEGAIFSAMLGVILGGRLGYVLFYNLPWYLQHPQEIFFVWEGGMSFHGGALGVIIACLIYLKRQKLSFFKLADPAMPLVAVGLGLGRLGNFINAELWGKVTTLPWGMVFPGTDAGSLPRHPTQLYEMFLEGVVLFTVSFILLKKSRREGIVFWTFIGLYGIFRFLVEFVREPDELDIYDKYGYFLGFMTIGQILSLLMVIAAAIGIWKLYQKKPEAKP; translated from the coding sequence TTGCTGCAATATCCTGACATCGATCCCACCCTGGTAAGCTTTTCCCTTTTTGGTAGAGAACTGGCCATCCGCTGGTACGGTTTTCTCTATGTGTTAAGCTTCATCCTGGGCTACATTTTCTATCGCCACATGCTGAAGATACGGGATGTAAAGATCAGCCGGGACCAGTATGAAGGAGCCATCTTCTCCGCCATGCTGGGTGTGATCTTAGGCGGTCGGTTGGGATATGTGCTGTTCTACAATCTGCCCTGGTATCTGCAGCATCCCCAAGAGATTTTCTTCGTCTGGGAAGGCGGAATGAGCTTTCACGGCGGCGCTTTGGGAGTGATCATCGCCTGCCTCATCTATCTGAAGCGGCAGAAACTCAGTTTCTTCAAACTGGCCGATCCCGCCATGCCTCTGGTGGCAGTAGGTTTGGGGCTCGGACGCCTGGGTAATTTCATCAACGCAGAGTTGTGGGGAAAAGTGACCACCCTGCCTTGGGGCATGGTATTCCCCGGCACCGACGCCGGCTCTCTGCCCCGCCACCCCACCCAGCTCTACGAGATGTTTCTGGAAGGGGTCGTGTTGTTCACGGTCAGCTTTATCCTGCTTAAAAAAAGCCGGCGGGAAGGAATCGTTTTCTGGACCTTCATCGGCCTTTACGGGATTTTCCGCTTTTTGGTGGAATTCGTACGGGAGCCGGACGAGCTTGACATTTATGACAAATATGGTTATTTCTTGGGCTTCATGACCATAGGCCAAATCCTCAGCTTGCTGATGGTGATCGCTGCTGCCATCGGCATCTGGAAACTTTACCAAAAGAAACCGGAGGCCAAGCCTTGA
- a CDS encoding adenylosuccinate lyase: MISRYCLPEMERIWTQQNRYECWLEVELAAARAMFELGIIPEDDWRSISEKADFSCERIDEIEAVTRHDVIAFLTNVAEYVGEPARWIHFGLTSSDTLDTATALQLKQSGELILTELHRLAETLKLKAREHRNTICMGRSHGIHAEPTCFGLKFALWHDETKRNIERMQNAIETVAVGQFSGAVGNFAHLDPKVEELACKHLDLRPANVSTQVLQRDRHAFFLGELALIGSLVEKIALEIRHLQRTEVQEAEESFAAGQKGSSAMPHKRNPIQSEQFCGLARLLRSNAQAALENNALWHERDISHSSVERVILPDSCILTHYMLAKCCRLISNLVVYPKNMKANLELTNGLVFSQAVLLHLVKQGLPREEAYALVQEAAMQCWESGTPLLDHILANSRITALLPASEIKDIFSYDRYLRHVDAIFKRCGII, translated from the coding sequence ATGATTAGCCGCTACTGCCTGCCGGAAATGGAACGCATCTGGACTCAGCAAAACCGCTATGAATGCTGGCTGGAGGTGGAACTCGCCGCCGCCAGAGCTATGTTTGAACTGGGCATCATACCGGAAGATGACTGGCGGTCTATCTCTGAAAAAGCCGATTTTTCCTGCGAGCGTATCGATGAGATCGAAGCCGTCACCCGTCACGACGTGATCGCTTTTCTCACCAATGTGGCGGAATATGTGGGCGAACCAGCCCGCTGGATCCACTTCGGCCTTACCTCCTCCGACACCCTGGATACCGCCACTGCGCTGCAACTAAAGCAATCCGGAGAACTGATCCTCACAGAACTGCACCGCCTGGCTGAAACCTTGAAACTGAAAGCCCGCGAACACCGCAACACCATCTGCATGGGCCGTTCGCACGGCATCCATGCTGAACCGACTTGTTTCGGGCTCAAATTCGCCCTCTGGCATGACGAGACCAAACGCAACATCGAAAGGATGCAAAACGCTATTGAAACCGTGGCCGTAGGCCAGTTCAGCGGCGCTGTGGGCAACTTCGCCCACCTCGACCCCAAGGTTGAGGAACTGGCCTGCAAGCATTTGGACCTGCGCCCCGCCAACGTTTCCACCCAAGTGCTGCAGCGTGATCGGCACGCCTTTTTCCTCGGTGAACTTGCCCTCATCGGCAGCCTCGTGGAAAAAATCGCTTTGGAAATCCGCCACCTTCAGCGCACTGAGGTGCAGGAAGCGGAGGAAAGCTTTGCCGCAGGCCAGAAAGGCTCTTCCGCGATGCCCCACAAACGCAATCCCATCCAAAGCGAACAGTTCTGCGGCCTGGCCCGGCTGTTGCGCTCAAACGCCCAAGCCGCGCTGGAAAACAACGCCCTCTGGCACGAGCGCGACATCTCCCATTCGTCGGTGGAACGCGTGATCCTTCCAGATTCATGCATCCTCACACATTACATGCTGGCCAAATGCTGCCGCCTCATTTCCAACCTCGTCGTTTACCCCAAGAACATGAAGGCCAATCTGGAACTCACCAACGGCCTCGTTTTCTCCCAGGCAGTGCTGCTGCATCTCGTGAAGCAAGGCCTGCCCCGTGAGGAAGCCTACGCCCTGGTGCAGGAAGCCGCAATGCAGTGCTGGGAAAGCGGCACACCCCTGCTTGACCACATTCTGGCGAACAGCCGGATCACCGCGCTGCTCCCGGCTTCCGAGATCAAGGACATCTTTTCTTACGACAGGTATCTACGCCACGTAGATGCCATTTTCAAACGCTGCGGGATCATTTGA
- a CDS encoding DUF2147 domain-containing protein, producing MKKLIFVATLLAMLLPIALIAQTYNIEGLWYVQDKAGKIQIYKNSSGSYEGKIVWQKEGFEDGKPKMDKKNPDKSLRSRPLTNLVVIKNLKSQGNNKYDGGTIYDLTTGNTYSVKVELTGPNTMKLRGFIGFPLLGKTLTWTRASS from the coding sequence ATGAAAAAGCTGATATTCGTCGCAACCCTGCTGGCAATGCTGCTCCCCATCGCCCTGATCGCCCAAACCTACAATATAGAAGGCTTGTGGTATGTTCAGGACAAAGCGGGAAAGATACAAATCTATAAAAACTCGTCAGGAAGCTATGAAGGCAAAATCGTCTGGCAGAAAGAGGGCTTTGAAGACGGCAAGCCCAAAATGGACAAGAAAAACCCTGACAAAAGCCTCCGTTCCCGCCCACTGACCAACCTCGTGGTCATCAAGAACCTCAAATCACAGGGCAACAACAAATACGACGGCGGCACCATCTACGACCTAACAACCGGAAACACCTATTCCGTAAAGGTGGAACTCACCGGCCCCAACACCATGAAACTCCGTGGCTTCATAGGCTTTCCCCTGCTGGGCAAAACGCTAACTTGGACCCGCGCCTCATCCTGA